One part of the Marinilabiliales bacterium genome encodes these proteins:
- a CDS encoding CPBP family intramembrane metalloprotease, translating to MRNGPLQNTGPFVKLVFSAFIVISVFLATLLGGLLLAIPLFGLGFIELFESLSNIAHPRYLDLLRYFQVVQSIGLFVIPPFILAWFFGGSILGYLNMDRGISRRAAILTVLVMLSAIPLINLLAWFNAQLSLPEALSGLEEWMKTTEETAENLIKSFLRVDTVTGLFVNLVMIAVIPAVGEELLFRGVIQRLFSEWTRSHHLGIWIAAIIFSAMHLQFYGFLPRTVLGALFGYLLVWSGTMWVPVLAHFVNNAAAVFVYYFIYKNQLSEEIETIGAGEGDWIYALASVLVFTVFIGIFYSKEKRQSPTLYRRG from the coding sequence ATGCGCAACGGACCTCTTCAAAATACAGGACCATTCGTCAAGCTGGTCTTTTCGGCATTTATTGTCATCTCTGTTTTTCTGGCAACCCTGCTTGGTGGACTCCTGCTGGCAATACCTTTGTTCGGACTGGGTTTTATCGAGCTGTTTGAGAGTCTTTCCAATATAGCGCATCCCAGGTACCTTGACCTGCTCAGGTACTTCCAGGTAGTGCAGTCAATCGGACTTTTCGTTATACCCCCGTTCATACTGGCATGGTTCTTCGGAGGCAGTATCCTGGGTTACCTCAACATGGACAGGGGAATAAGCCGCAGGGCTGCAATTCTTACAGTCCTGGTGATGCTCTCGGCCATACCCCTGATCAACCTGCTTGCCTGGTTCAACGCCCAGCTTTCCCTGCCGGAAGCGCTGTCAGGGCTCGAAGAGTGGATGAAAACTACCGAAGAGACTGCTGAAAACCTGATAAAGAGTTTCCTGAGGGTTGACACGGTAACCGGCCTGTTCGTGAACCTCGTGATGATAGCTGTAATCCCTGCCGTTGGTGAGGAGCTGCTGTTCAGGGGTGTCATTCAGCGTCTGTTTTCGGAATGGACCAGGAGCCACCACCTGGGAATATGGATCGCCGCCATAATCTTCAGCGCCATGCACCTTCAGTTTTACGGCTTCCTGCCGCGCACCGTCCTGGGGGCGTTGTTCGGCTACCTGCTGGTGTGGAGCGGGACAATGTGGGTGCCAGTACTGGCTCACTTCGTTAACAACGCGGCGGCAGTATTCGTCTATTACTTCATTTACAAAAACCAGCTGAGTGAAGAGATAGAGACCATAGGAGCCGGCGAGGGCGACTGGATATATGCCCTTGCAAGTGTGCTGGTATTCACAGTCTTTATCGGGATATTCTACAGTAAAGAAAAACGGCAGTCACCAACATTGTACAGAAGAGGCTAA
- a CDS encoding S9 family peptidase has protein sequence MTKRALSILMAICLSLLPGSLWAQSSTLSLEDIMKGEEFTGHQPSSISWCDDSRLVYFWWNPENNPSDSLYIYDTGTGQVNRATPAQRRQLAPRQAVYNEERTKKVYTRNGDLFITDLNSSQTRQLTETLQPASSPAFTGNEKGITYISGNNLFLYDLEKGTIRQLTDFRRGREPSDSPESEQDRWLESQQTGLFEVLRERKELEELRREQREREQPDRPLAIYTGNAAVRDIRLCPRGRFITYMYSVSADARQTMMPDYVTMSGYTEETMVRPKVGAPQMPVSMGIYDTEKGEKYDVGTGNIPGLRDVPAYMREYGFEDEELKADREVSITALLWSPDGSRAVVNIRARDNKDRWIMLLDPETGTLSPLDRQRDEAWIAGPGINVWGRSGMGWLPDNKTIWFQSEDSGYSHLYTLDVTTGRKRALTSGRFEVYNPQLSKDKDYWYFTSNEVHPGERHFYRMPFGGGRRTQITTTEGRHDVTLSPDEKTLAIRYSYYNKPWELYIMDNRPDAAMEQVTESLTPEFMAYDWRVPELITFTAEDGEEVWARLYRPENPEPGGPAVIFVHGAGYLQNAHKWWSSYHREYMFHNLLVDLGFTVLDTDFRASAGYGRDWRTGIYRHMGGKDLSDNVDGARFLVEEYGIDPGRIGIYGGSYGGFITLMAMFNHPDVFAAGAALRSVTDWAHYSHGYTSNILNTPVCDSLAYVRSSPIYFAEGLEGALLMCHGMVDDNVHFQDIVRLTQRLIELGKENWELAVYPVERHAFTETSSWVDEYRRILRLFKEL, from the coding sequence ATGACAAAAAGAGCTCTTTCCATCCTGATGGCAATATGCCTTTCACTCCTGCCGGGATCACTGTGGGCGCAATCCTCCACGCTCTCACTGGAAGATATAATGAAAGGTGAGGAGTTCACCGGGCACCAGCCCTCATCCATAAGCTGGTGTGACGACAGCAGGCTTGTTTATTTCTGGTGGAACCCCGAAAACAACCCCTCCGATTCGCTGTATATATATGATACGGGAACGGGCCAGGTGAACAGGGCCACACCGGCTCAAAGGAGGCAGCTTGCTCCCCGGCAGGCTGTTTATAATGAGGAGCGGACAAAAAAAGTATATACCAGGAACGGCGACCTTTTCATAACCGACCTCAATTCCTCACAAACCAGGCAGCTGACCGAAACACTGCAGCCGGCCTCCTCACCTGCTTTTACCGGCAACGAAAAGGGGATAACCTATATATCAGGCAATAACCTTTTTCTGTACGACCTGGAAAAAGGCACAATCCGCCAACTGACCGATTTTCGCCGGGGCCGGGAACCCTCTGATTCCCCGGAAAGTGAACAGGACCGGTGGCTGGAGAGTCAGCAGACCGGACTTTTCGAGGTCCTTCGTGAGAGAAAGGAACTTGAGGAGTTACGCAGGGAGCAGCGAGAGAGGGAGCAGCCCGACAGGCCGCTTGCAATATATACCGGAAATGCTGCCGTAAGGGATATCCGCTTATGTCCACGCGGCCGGTTCATAACTTATATGTATTCCGTAAGCGCCGATGCGCGGCAGACCATGATGCCCGACTACGTTACCATGTCGGGCTATACCGAAGAGACGATGGTAAGGCCAAAGGTGGGCGCCCCACAGATGCCAGTCTCCATGGGTATTTACGACACGGAAAAAGGGGAAAAATATGATGTAGGCACCGGTAACATACCCGGGCTGAGAGATGTGCCAGCCTATATGAGGGAATACGGTTTTGAGGATGAGGAGCTGAAAGCCGACAGGGAGGTCTCCATTACGGCCCTTTTATGGTCGCCCGATGGCAGCCGTGCCGTTGTCAATATCAGGGCAAGGGACAACAAGGACCGCTGGATCATGCTTCTCGATCCGGAAACGGGAACACTGAGTCCGCTCGACAGGCAGAGGGACGAGGCATGGATAGCCGGGCCCGGCATCAATGTGTGGGGCCGGTCGGGCATGGGCTGGCTGCCCGACAACAAAACGATATGGTTCCAGAGCGAGGATTCGGGCTATTCGCATCTCTACACCCTTGATGTCACTACAGGCAGGAAAAGGGCCCTGACCTCCGGCAGGTTTGAGGTGTACAACCCGCAGTTATCGAAAGATAAGGATTACTGGTACTTCACCTCCAATGAGGTTCATCCCGGTGAGCGTCATTTTTACAGGATGCCTTTCGGCGGAGGTCGCCGCACACAGATCACTACGACAGAGGGGAGGCACGATGTGACCCTCTCTCCCGATGAGAAGACGCTTGCAATACGTTATTCCTACTACAACAAACCCTGGGAACTTTATATAATGGATAACCGGCCTGATGCTGCGATGGAGCAGGTTACCGAATCCCTAACCCCGGAGTTCATGGCATACGACTGGAGGGTGCCTGAGCTTATAACCTTTACGGCGGAAGACGGCGAAGAGGTATGGGCCAGGCTGTACAGGCCCGAAAACCCTGAGCCGGGCGGACCGGCGGTAATCTTCGTGCACGGGGCAGGATACCTTCAGAATGCGCACAAGTGGTGGAGCAGCTACCACAGGGAGTATATGTTCCACAATCTGCTCGTTGACCTGGGGTTCACGGTGCTTGACACCGATTTCAGGGCCAGCGCAGGTTATGGCAGGGACTGGCGCACTGGTATTTACAGGCACATGGGAGGCAAGGACCTGTCAGACAATGTTGACGGAGCCCGTTTCCTGGTCGAGGAGTACGGCATCGATCCCGGCAGGATCGGTATTTACGGTGGATCTTACGGAGGGTTCATAACCCTCATGGCGATGTTCAACCACCCCGATGTTTTCGCGGCCGGTGCGGCGCTGCGGTCGGTAACCGACTGGGCGCATTACAGCCACGGGTACACCTCCAACATACTGAACACCCCGGTGTGCGACAGCCTGGCCTATGTTCGCAGCTCGCCCATATACTTCGCAGAGGGACTCGAAGGGGCGCTGCTGATGTGCCACGGGATGGTTGACGATAACGTGCACTTCCAGGACATTGTAAGGCTCACACAGCGACTTATCGAGCTGGGCAAGGAGAACTGGGAACTGGCGGTTTACCCCGTAGAGCGGCATGCCTTTACTGAAACCAGCAGCTGGGTTGACGAGTACAGGAGAATTCTCAGGTTGTTCAAAGAGCTGTAA
- a CDS encoding lipopolysaccharide biosynthesis protein — protein MINLREHFKLSAIYTFFAAFPALLQLVVYPVIEGEARLGPVDFGYLAITEAIITIVFIVCTFGMGSGITRFYYDHKDDPAGYKNLVSGILTGILGRGLLLLGVVLVLAPHIGQLFPQEALQDFGRYGPALVISGLNRSIITTLLALYRNEKKVQAFAAVSFFSGIFRSGFQLAGVFLLELSFIGYVHGTAAGGSVIALILVVYTYSRCGLRYNRSLMGELRRFTGPLFMTELIFWGLLFADRFFLLKDPESLGIYDNAMKFAIGLQMIIQGLSSAVQPEIFRYLKEGADKRKEEIRSLTGIFMAEATGIIAVSIIPVMVFISVFYETGLTMSAGLVTVVFVRFILRAQYQVFAWPLLFKKKSAIFFYLNSSVLAINLGINWLITPKIGYYGAIIAFLTAYIIQIIALQILQRRHAPSAYDNTKVFSFPLSVVVLAIALEILKVAFSLEPFVTSSLLVIYVAAGMTRVYREDIVSILRPKRG, from the coding sequence ATGATAAACCTGAGAGAACATTTCAAGCTTTCGGCCATATATACATTTTTTGCCGCTTTCCCCGCCCTGCTGCAGCTTGTGGTTTACCCGGTGATCGAGGGCGAGGCCCGGCTCGGTCCGGTCGACTTCGGATACCTTGCCATTACAGAGGCTATCATAACCATTGTATTTATAGTCTGCACCTTCGGAATGGGCAGCGGGATAACCAGGTTCTATTACGATCACAAGGATGACCCCGCCGGGTACAAGAACCTGGTGTCGGGCATACTCACCGGCATACTGGGGAGGGGACTGCTTCTACTGGGAGTGGTGCTGGTGCTGGCTCCGCATATCGGTCAGCTTTTCCCGCAGGAGGCGCTGCAGGATTTCGGCAGGTACGGGCCCGCACTGGTTATCTCGGGCCTCAACAGGTCAATAATAACAACCCTTCTCGCCCTCTACAGGAATGAAAAGAAGGTTCAGGCCTTTGCTGCAGTCAGCTTCTTTTCTGGCATCTTCAGGTCGGGCTTCCAGCTGGCCGGGGTCTTCCTGCTTGAACTTTCATTCATTGGTTACGTGCATGGGACGGCGGCAGGAGGGTCGGTAATTGCCCTGATCCTGGTAGTCTATACCTATAGCAGATGCGGACTTCGTTATAACAGGTCTCTTATGGGCGAACTGCGTCGCTTTACAGGCCCCCTCTTCATGACCGAACTGATTTTTTGGGGACTTCTTTTCGCCGACAGGTTCTTTCTGCTAAAGGATCCTGAATCACTGGGCATCTACGATAATGCGATGAAGTTTGCAATTGGCCTCCAGATGATAATCCAGGGGCTCTCAAGCGCCGTCCAGCCTGAGATTTTCAGGTACCTCAAGGAGGGGGCAGACAAACGAAAAGAGGAGATAAGATCCCTCACCGGCATATTCATGGCTGAAGCCACCGGTATCATTGCCGTAAGCATAATCCCTGTCATGGTCTTCATCTCAGTATTCTATGAAACAGGGCTGACCATGTCGGCGGGACTGGTAACCGTGGTGTTCGTGAGGTTCATCCTGAGGGCGCAATACCAGGTGTTCGCCTGGCCGCTGCTCTTCAAAAAGAAGTCCGCCATTTTCTTCTACCTCAACAGCTCCGTGCTGGCGATCAACCTGGGCATCAACTGGCTGATTACACCAAAGATCGGCTATTACGGCGCCATCATTGCTTTTTTGACAGCCTACATCATTCAGATCATTGCCTTGCAGATATTGCAGCGAAGGCATGCCCCGTCGGCGTACGACAATACCAAAGTCTTTTCGTTCCCCCTGTCTGTTGTGGTGCTCGCTATAGCTCTTGAGATCCTGAAAGTTGCTTTTTCCCTGGAGCCTTTTGTTACCTCATCGCTACTGGTCATTTATGTGGCGGCGGGCATGACAAGGGTTTACCGGGAGGATATAGTTTCTATACTGCGGCCGAAGAGGGGCTGA
- a CDS encoding glycine--tRNA ligase yields the protein MKQEDLFKKLTAHCKEYGYIFQSSEIYDGLSAVYDYGQYGAELKNNIRKYWWDAMVLLNDEIVGIDSAIFMHPEVWKASGHVDAFNDPLIDNKDSKKRYRADVLIEEHIEKLEEKIGKEVNKAAKRFGDSFDERMFRQTNQRVLDTAGKIASIKKRYVDASERDDLAEIRQIIIDCEIADPVSGSRNWTDVRQFNLMFDTKLGSVSEDASKIYLRPETAQGIFVNFMNVQKSGRMKLPFGIAQVGKAFRNEIVARQFIFRMREFEQMEMQYFIRPGDEQEWYEHWKEKRMRWHKALGFDPGKLRFHDHDKLAHYAKAATDIEFEFPFGFKEVEGIHSRTDYDLSQHQKFCGRKLQYFDNELNKSYVPYVVETSIGLDRMFLTVIAAAWAEEKIKKENGTEDERVVLRLPPALAPVKLAIFPLVKKDGLAEISAAIRDELRFDFACQYEEKDSIGRRYRRQDAIGTPFCITVDHQTKEDETVTIRHRDTMEQERVPVKALREIIGEKVNMKKLLRAI from the coding sequence ATGAAACAGGAAGACCTCTTTAAGAAACTCACGGCCCATTGCAAGGAGTACGGCTACATTTTCCAGTCGTCGGAGATCTATGACGGCCTCAGCGCGGTATACGACTACGGGCAGTACGGTGCAGAACTCAAGAATAACATCAGGAAATACTGGTGGGACGCGATGGTGCTGCTCAATGACGAGATAGTCGGCATCGATTCGGCTATTTTCATGCACCCCGAAGTATGGAAAGCTTCGGGTCACGTCGATGCTTTCAACGACCCGCTGATCGACAACAAGGATTCCAAGAAGCGCTACAGGGCCGACGTGCTTATCGAAGAGCACATCGAGAAGCTCGAAGAGAAGATCGGCAAGGAGGTAAACAAGGCGGCCAAACGTTTCGGCGATAGTTTTGACGAAAGGATGTTCCGCCAGACCAACCAGCGGGTACTTGACACGGCAGGGAAGATAGCCTCCATAAAAAAACGTTATGTCGATGCATCAGAGCGGGACGACCTGGCAGAGATAAGGCAGATCATCATCGACTGCGAGATAGCCGATCCCGTTTCGGGGTCGCGCAACTGGACCGACGTAAGGCAGTTCAACCTGATGTTCGACACGAAGCTGGGCTCGGTAAGCGAAGACGCCAGCAAGATTTACCTGCGCCCCGAGACAGCACAGGGTATCTTTGTCAACTTCATGAACGTGCAGAAGTCCGGCCGCATGAAGCTCCCCTTCGGCATTGCCCAGGTAGGGAAGGCCTTCAGGAACGAGATCGTTGCAAGGCAGTTCATCTTCCGCATGCGCGAGTTCGAGCAGATGGAGATGCAGTATTTTATCCGCCCCGGCGATGAGCAGGAGTGGTACGAGCACTGGAAGGAGAAGCGGATGAGGTGGCACAAGGCGCTGGGCTTCGACCCCGGCAAGCTGCGTTTTCACGACCACGACAAGCTGGCCCACTATGCCAAGGCTGCCACCGATATAGAATTTGAATTCCCGTTCGGGTTCAAGGAGGTTGAGGGGATACATTCGCGCACCGACTATGACCTGTCGCAGCACCAGAAGTTCTGCGGCCGCAAGCTGCAGTATTTCGACAACGAGCTGAACAAGAGCTACGTGCCATACGTGGTTGAAACCTCGATCGGGCTTGACAGGATGTTCCTGACGGTTATTGCCGCCGCCTGGGCAGAGGAGAAGATCAAAAAGGAGAACGGCACAGAAGACGAGCGCGTGGTACTGAGGCTTCCGCCCGCCCTGGCGCCGGTCAAGCTGGCAATATTCCCGCTGGTAAAGAAGGACGGACTTGCTGAAATATCGGCCGCGATACGCGATGAACTAAGGTTCGATTTCGCCTGCCAGTACGAGGAGAAAGATTCGATTGGCCGCCGTTACAGGAGGCAGGATGCCATCGGCACACCCTTCTGCATCACCGTCGACCACCAGACGAAGGAGGACGAGACCGTAACCATAAGGCACCGCGACACGATGGAGCAGGAGAGGGTGCCGGTAAAGGCGCTGCGCGAGATAATAGGAGAGAAGGTAAACATGAAGAAGCTGCTCAGGGCGATTTGA
- a CDS encoding glycosyltransferase WbuB, translating to MKILMVLDHEFPPDVRVENEALALVNAGHEVHLACYTRKDRPQRDNFRGIIIQRIPLSTLLYKASVAALTFPFYFSFWERFLDKIISDNGIEALHIHDLPLAKVGKILKYRYGLKLVVDLHENWPALLKVSAHTRTVAGRLLSPVFLWERYERSILRHADAIIVVVEEARDRLAAEGQDREGIAVVSNTLNRDSFQLPDKGPDPDHYTLYYAGGITYHRGLHTVIEALSLVGDRIPGIRLRIAGSGKYLEPLKDLAGKKNLGTRVEFTGQLTLEEVAGYLAEADAALIPHLKTGHTDSTIPHKLFQYMYANKPVIASDCLPLERIITETQSGIIFRSGSATDLADKLVALYEKRVTVLPARKWVEQKYNWEADAGVLVSLYEK from the coding sequence ATGAAAATACTGATGGTGCTGGACCACGAGTTTCCGCCTGATGTAAGGGTGGAGAATGAGGCTCTTGCACTTGTCAACGCCGGCCACGAGGTGCACCTGGCTTGTTATACCAGAAAGGACCGGCCGCAAAGGGATAATTTCAGGGGTATCATCATTCAACGGATCCCGCTGTCAACCCTGCTGTACAAGGCAAGTGTTGCCGCGCTGACCTTCCCGTTCTACTTCAGCTTCTGGGAGCGGTTCCTCGATAAGATAATCAGCGATAATGGTATAGAGGCCCTGCACATACATGACCTGCCACTTGCAAAGGTGGGGAAGATACTGAAATACCGGTATGGCCTGAAGCTGGTGGTTGACCTTCATGAAAACTGGCCGGCCCTGCTGAAGGTGTCGGCCCATACCAGGACAGTTGCCGGACGGCTGCTTTCACCGGTCTTCCTTTGGGAGCGGTATGAAAGGAGCATCTTGCGCCATGCAGATGCAATTATCGTAGTAGTGGAGGAAGCCAGGGATAGGCTGGCCGCTGAAGGGCAAGACAGGGAAGGTATTGCGGTTGTAAGCAATACCCTGAACAGGGACAGCTTTCAGCTGCCCGACAAGGGTCCCGACCCTGATCATTATACATTGTATTATGCAGGGGGCATTACTTATCACAGGGGGCTGCACACGGTAATAGAGGCGCTTTCGCTTGTCGGCGACAGGATCCCCGGTATCCGCCTCCGGATAGCAGGATCGGGAAAATACCTGGAGCCACTGAAGGATCTTGCAGGCAAAAAAAACCTTGGCACCCGTGTTGAGTTTACCGGGCAACTTACCCTTGAAGAGGTAGCCGGCTACCTGGCAGAGGCAGATGCCGCACTGATCCCGCACCTTAAAACCGGTCACACAGACAGTACGATCCCGCATAAACTTTTTCAGTACATGTATGCCAACAAACCGGTTATTGCAAGTGACTGCCTCCCTTTGGAAAGGATCATAACAGAAACACAGTCGGGTATAATCTTCAGGTCGGGTTCGGCCACAGACCTGGCAGACAAACTGGTGGCGCTCTACGAAAAGAGGGTAACAGTTCTTCCCGCCAGAAAGTGGGTTGAGCAGAAGTATAACTGGGAGGCCGATGCCGGCGTCCTCGTTTCGCTGTACGAAAAATAA
- a CDS encoding succinate dehydrogenase/fumarate reductase iron-sulfur subunit yields the protein MDIKLKIWRQEGPKSAGSFVDYNLTGVSKDMSFLEMLDFLNKRLIENGDDPVVFEHDCREGICGSCALYINGRPHGPDDLVTTCELRMTKFNDGDTIVIEPWRAKPFPVIKDLIADRHAFDKIMEAGGFISVNTGSAPEANSIPVPREKAEEAFDAAACIGCGACVAACKNSSAMLFVAAKVSHLALLPQGRAESGKRARAMLAKMDELGFGSCTNTGACEAECPKGISLAHIARLNREFLKEGFRS from the coding sequence ATGGATATTAAACTCAAAATCTGGAGGCAGGAGGGCCCCAAAAGCGCGGGCAGTTTCGTCGACTATAACCTGACAGGTGTTTCGAAGGATATGTCCTTCCTCGAAATGCTGGATTTTCTCAATAAGAGACTTATTGAGAACGGAGATGACCCTGTTGTCTTTGAGCATGACTGCCGTGAAGGCATTTGCGGTTCATGCGCCCTATATATTAACGGCCGGCCCCATGGACCAGACGACCTGGTTACCACCTGTGAGCTCAGGATGACAAAATTCAATGATGGTGATACAATTGTGATCGAGCCATGGAGAGCAAAACCTTTTCCAGTTATAAAGGATTTGATAGCAGACAGGCATGCATTTGACAAGATAATGGAGGCGGGAGGGTTCATCTCGGTCAATACCGGCTCAGCTCCTGAGGCCAATTCCATTCCCGTGCCAAGGGAAAAAGCTGAAGAAGCTTTCGACGCGGCTGCCTGTATCGGATGCGGTGCGTGCGTGGCAGCCTGCAAAAACTCCTCGGCCATGCTCTTCGTGGCGGCAAAGGTCTCACACCTTGCACTGCTTCCCCAGGGCAGGGCTGAATCAGGAAAGAGGGCGCGGGCGATGCTGGCCAAAATGGATGAGCTCGGCTTTGGCAGCTGTACCAATACCGGAGCATGTGAAGCAGAATGCCCCAAGGGGATATCGCTTGCTCATATAGCAAGGCTCAACCGGGAGTTCCTGAAAGAAGGATTCAGGAGCTGA
- the dusB gene encoding tRNA dihydrouridine synthase DusB — translation MKIDNIELRERPLFLAPMEDITDPSFRFMCKKFGADMMYTEFISSDGLIRDGRKSLRKLDIFDYERPMGIQLYGHITDSMVAGARLAEKSAPDLLDINFGCPVRKISNRGAGSGMFRNIPLMISMTGEIVRCTTLPVTVKTRLGWDENSKPIVEVAERLQDQGIKAITIHGRTRSQMYRGVADWTLIGAVRNNSRMKIPVIGNGDIDSPEKAAEMFDRYGVDGIMIGRATVGRPWIFREIRHYLDTGELLPPPTLQEKSNIAREHFLKSLEWKGEKVGILQMRRHFVAYFKSLAHFRDTRLKLLTSLDPEEILSIIDRIPGQFREIKQ, via the coding sequence GTGAAGATCGATAACATAGAGCTCAGAGAGAGGCCCCTGTTCCTCGCGCCGATGGAAGACATTACCGATCCGTCTTTCAGGTTTATGTGCAAGAAATTCGGGGCAGATATGATGTACACTGAATTCATATCGAGCGACGGACTTATACGGGATGGCAGGAAGAGCCTGAGGAAACTTGACATATTCGATTATGAGAGGCCCATGGGCATCCAGCTTTACGGCCACATAACAGACTCCATGGTTGCCGGCGCACGTTTGGCTGAAAAGTCCGCTCCCGATCTTCTGGACATAAATTTCGGATGCCCGGTAAGGAAGATATCCAACAGGGGCGCCGGCTCGGGAATGTTTCGCAATATCCCCCTTATGATCAGCATGACCGGCGAGATTGTCAGATGCACCACCCTTCCCGTGACCGTCAAGACCCGGCTCGGGTGGGATGAGAACAGCAAGCCCATAGTCGAGGTTGCCGAGCGTTTGCAGGACCAGGGGATAAAGGCCATCACCATACATGGCCGCACGCGGTCGCAGATGTACAGGGGGGTGGCGGACTGGACCCTGATCGGGGCGGTCAGGAACAATTCGAGAATGAAGATCCCGGTGATAGGGAACGGCGACATCGATTCTCCTGAAAAAGCCGCAGAGATGTTCGACAGGTACGGGGTTGACGGCATCATGATAGGAAGAGCCACTGTGGGCCGGCCCTGGATATTCAGGGAGATAAGGCACTACCTGGATACGGGTGAGCTGTTGCCGCCGCCAACCCTGCAGGAGAAGTCCAATATCGCACGCGAGCATTTCCTCAAATCGCTCGAATGGAAAGGGGAGAAGGTGGGAATACTGCAGATGAGAAGGCATTTTGTGGCGTACTTCAAAAGCCTGGCACACTTCAGGGATACCAGGCTGAAGCTCCTGACATCGCTCGACCCGGAGGAGATCCTCTCCATCATTGATAGAATACCCGGGCAGTTCAGGGAAATAAAGCAATAG
- a CDS encoding aminopeptidase P family protein, with protein sequence MFKPDVYRQRRNRLAKDTGKGLVLLPGNEDASMNYRANTYHFRQDSSFLYFFGIDQQGLAGLIDLDENVHMLFGDDAGIDDIIWMGPRPSIRSLGEKSGTDKAMPYKELGKILKQAVDSNREIHYLPPYREERILRLESWLGIHHSEVQQRASRALIKAVVSQRSIKSDEEIAEIEKAVDIACEMHTAAMKMAMPGVYEREIAGRVEGISLSHGNPVSFPVILSVQGQTLHNHYHGNILKKGQIMVTDAGSETSMRYSSDITRSVPVGGKFLPQQKDVYQIVLAALQSSVDSIKPGVPYRDIHLKSAGIIARGLIDLGLMKGDPEEAVHQGAHALFFPHGLGHMLGLDAHDMEDLGEDNVGYDDEVKRSGQFGLAFLRLGRRLQKGFVLTSEPGIYFIPALIDKWRSEGKFKNFIDYGKVEQWKNFGGIRIEDDILVTAEGCRVLGIPIPKTVAEIEHTMQQPVGS encoded by the coding sequence ATGTTCAAACCAGACGTATACAGGCAGAGAAGGAACAGGCTTGCAAAAGATACCGGAAAGGGACTTGTGCTTCTGCCGGGCAATGAAGATGCCTCAATGAACTACAGGGCCAACACCTATCACTTCAGGCAGGACAGCTCGTTTCTCTATTTTTTTGGTATTGACCAGCAGGGATTGGCCGGACTTATTGACCTCGATGAGAATGTCCACATGCTGTTTGGCGACGATGCAGGGATTGACGATATTATCTGGATGGGTCCCCGCCCCTCAATCCGTTCACTGGGCGAAAAGTCGGGAACAGATAAGGCCATGCCGTACAAAGAGCTGGGGAAAATACTGAAACAGGCCGTTGACTCGAATAGAGAAATCCACTACCTGCCGCCTTACCGTGAGGAGAGGATACTGCGCCTGGAAAGCTGGCTGGGCATCCATCACTCAGAGGTACAGCAAAGGGCTTCAAGGGCACTTATAAAGGCAGTTGTCAGTCAGCGATCAATCAAATCTGATGAAGAGATTGCCGAGATAGAAAAGGCGGTTGACATAGCCTGTGAAATGCATACCGCCGCCATGAAAATGGCAATGCCCGGGGTGTATGAAAGAGAGATAGCCGGCCGGGTTGAGGGCATCTCACTGTCTCATGGCAACCCTGTCTCCTTCCCTGTAATACTGAGCGTACAGGGTCAGACCCTGCATAACCATTACCACGGCAATATCCTGAAAAAAGGGCAGATAATGGTTACCGACGCAGGCAGTGAGACATCAATGCGTTACTCAAGCGATATTACACGTTCGGTGCCTGTCGGCGGAAAATTCCTGCCGCAGCAGAAGGATGTGTATCAGATAGTGCTGGCCGCATTGCAATCCTCTGTCGATTCGATAAAACCAGGCGTGCCCTACCGTGACATCCACCTTAAGTCTGCCGGAATAATTGCAAGGGGACTCATTGATCTGGGCCTGATGAAGGGAGATCCCGAAGAGGCGGTTCATCAGGGCGCACATGCATTGTTCTTTCCTCACGGACTGGGACATATGCTGGGTCTTGATGCCCATGATATGGAAGACCTGGGAGAGGACAACGTGGGATACGATGATGAGGTAAAGAGGTCCGGGCAATTCGGACTGGCATTTCTGAGACTGGGAAGAAGGCTGCAAAAGGGCTTTGTGCTTACCTCCGAACCGGGCATCTATTTCATCCCCGCCCTGATTGACAAATGGAGAAGTGAGGGCAAATTCAAAAATTTCATCGATTACGGCAAGGTTGAACAATGGAAGAATTTCGGGGGAATACGCATTGAAGATGATATACTGGTTACTGCTGAGGGATGCAGGGTACTGGGAATACCGATACCCAAAACAGTGGCAGAGATAGAACATACCATGCAGCAGCCTGTCGGTTCCTGA